The Prosthecochloris marina sequence TCCCTTCTCTCATGCTTGGTACAGAACATCTGGCTCTCTCGAACCAGCCCGCTTCCTTCAACGGGCTCTTAATGTAGGGACTCCCCCCTTAAGTTCCAAAGTTTTTTTCATTCTTTTTCTCTTTTTTTCGACAGAGGGTTTTTATCTAACAGGCCTGACCTTACAATAGTTCCATCATTGCATCATCACAGTACTCGAAAATGCAGCCTGCCTGGTTACACGACACCCTCTTCCAGAAAACTTTTTGCTCAAATGACTAAATTTGATTATTAATATATGACAAAAATTTTTCGTGAGAATAAAAGCACTGTAACAATGAACAATGAACCCGCCAAACGCTGGATAATGATAGCAGGTGCTGCTGTAGCTGCCGTTCTTGTGATTATACTGCTGCTGCTGGTGTTGCGACAACCGGCATTACCAGAATCTATCGCTTTCGGCAATGGCAGGCTGGAAGCAATCGAATATGATATCGCAACCAAACACGCGGGAAAGCTGGAGCATGTCCTGGTCGATGAGGGCGACATGGTAACAGCAGGACAGACTCTTGCCATCATGGAAATAACGGAGCTCGAATCACTGCTTCATGAGGCTGAAGCAAATCTCGACCGTGCAAAAGAATCAAAAAAACAGGCCAAAGCTCTCGTTTCACAACGCAACAGCGAAAGAAATCTGGCCAGCAAAGATTTTTCCCGATCGCAAAAGCTGTTTCAAGCCGACGTTATCTCAAAACAGGACATGGACAGCCAAACGACCCGACTGCAGTCGGCAACCGCCGCACTTCAGGCTGCACAAGCTATGGTTGCGGAAAGCGACGCCGCAATGGCAGCTGCACGAGCAAATATCGAAAGAGTTCAAACCACGATCGACGACAGCTTTCTCAAGACACCTGTAAACGGAAGGGTGCTTTACAAACTGGCGGAACCCGGCGAAGTGCTCGGAGCCGGAAGCAAAGCGCTTACCGTTCTCGATCTG is a genomic window containing:
- a CDS encoding HlyD family secretion protein, producing MNNEPAKRWIMIAGAAVAAVLVIILLLLVLRQPALPESIAFGNGRLEAIEYDIATKHAGKLEHVLVDEGDMVTAGQTLAIMEITELESLLHEAEANLDRAKESKKQAKALVSQRNSERNLASKDFSRSQKLFQADVISKQDMDSQTTRLQSATAALQAAQAMVAESDAAMAAARANIERVQTTIDDSFLKTPVNGRVLYKLAEPGEVLGAGSKALTVLDLNDTYMTIFLPTAQAGKTAIGSEARIVLDALPEQPLPATVSFVSPEAQFTPKEVETKTEREKLMFRIKVRLDTASSQYKDIPLKAGLPGMAYVKLDNDEQWPESLQIQMNK